The following are encoded together in the Pectobacterium punjabense genome:
- a CDS encoding anion permease has product MSANNSRLIKLLVILCIAGGLWLLPVPDGVKPDAWHLMAIFIATVVGLILSPYPLGAMAMFSLTSVAILGLLSIKDVLAGFSDPTIWMIACAFFISRGFIKTGFGRRIGLLFISKLGNSSLGLAYGLVFTDLLFAPAMPSTSARCGGIITPLFRSIAEAYDSTPEKGTQRRIGAFLVQSIFQCNAVTSAMFMTSMAGNPMVAKLASQFGIHISWTDWALATLLPGFLSLALIPYLIYRFYPPELKKTSEMRAIAVERLREMGKMTRDEWVVLGVFLGLVTFWVLGSTLNIDATLTALAGLSVLLLSRALTWDDVVSEKEAWHTVVWFAVLMTLAGQLNKMGLIAWLGGLAGNAVSGMHWLPMLGLLLLVYYYSHYLMASAIAHISAMYAIFVSIALAAGAPPMLTVLVFGIFSNLFMSTTHYSSGPAPILFGTGYVPLATWWKIGFFVSLVIIPIWLGVGGMWWKLLGFW; this is encoded by the coding sequence ATGTCTGCGAATAATAGCAGGTTGATAAAGCTTCTAGTTATCCTTTGTATTGCCGGTGGCTTATGGTTATTGCCGGTTCCTGATGGCGTTAAACCTGATGCCTGGCATCTGATGGCGATTTTTATTGCCACGGTTGTCGGTCTGATTCTTTCTCCTTACCCGCTTGGCGCGATGGCGATGTTCAGCCTGACCTCGGTCGCCATATTAGGGTTATTATCCATTAAAGACGTGTTGGCGGGTTTTAGCGATCCCACTATTTGGATGATCGCCTGTGCCTTCTTTATCTCGCGCGGCTTTATTAAAACCGGTTTTGGTCGACGTATTGGCCTGCTGTTCATCAGCAAGCTGGGAAATAGTTCCCTCGGTCTGGCGTATGGTCTGGTGTTTACCGACCTGCTATTCGCTCCAGCGATGCCTTCCACGTCTGCACGCTGCGGTGGGATCATCACTCCGCTGTTCCGGTCAATCGCCGAAGCCTATGATTCCACACCGGAAAAAGGCACACAGCGTCGCATTGGTGCGTTTCTGGTGCAGTCCATTTTCCAGTGTAACGCCGTGACTTCCGCGATGTTCATGACTTCCATGGCGGGTAACCCGATGGTGGCCAAGCTGGCTTCCCAGTTTGGTATCCACATCAGTTGGACGGATTGGGCGTTAGCAACACTGCTGCCGGGCTTCCTGTCTTTGGCGCTGATTCCTTATCTGATCTACCGTTTCTACCCGCCTGAACTGAAGAAAACCTCAGAAATGCGCGCCATCGCCGTCGAAAGACTGCGTGAGATGGGCAAAATGACCCGCGATGAATGGGTGGTGCTGGGTGTGTTCCTTGGGCTGGTGACGTTCTGGGTACTGGGCTCTACGCTGAATATCGACGCGACGCTGACCGCGTTGGCTGGCCTGAGCGTGCTGTTGCTCAGCCGCGCGCTGACCTGGGACGATGTGGTCAGTGAGAAAGAAGCCTGGCACACCGTGGTGTGGTTTGCCGTACTGATGACGCTGGCTGGCCAGCTTAACAAAATGGGTCTGATTGCCTGGCTGGGCGGATTGGCCGGTAATGCGGTTAGCGGAATGCACTGGCTGCCGATGCTGGGTCTGCTGCTGCTGGTTTACTACTACAGCCACTACCTGATGGCGAGTGCGATTGCCCACATCAGCGCCATGTACGCAATTTTCGTCTCTATTGCACTGGCAGCTGGTGCGCCGCCAATGCTGACCGTACTGGTATTCGGTATCTTCAGTAACCTGTTTATGTCTACAACTCACTACTCCAGTGGCCCGGCACCCATTTTGTTCGGCACAGGCTACGTGCCGTTGGCAACCTGGTGGAAGATCGGTTTCTTTGTCAGTCTGGTCATTATCCCTATCTGGCTGGGTGTTGGCGGCATGTGGTGGAAACTGCTCGGTTTCTGGTAA
- a CDS encoding sensor histidine kinase translates to MGKKKAPLKLGTSVFLMVSVVLGAVLLVVYSLLFFRINQLSEDHLREKAFAIARTFAASPVVIDELKGIGRPEEVQIAAETIRQRNQLLFVTVTDMDTVRHSHPEPERIGEHFAGRDIYPALLGMENTSINRGTLDPALRVFTPVFDNNHKQVGVVALGIALTSVQKVISDNRWMIPWTLLAGALVGWLGTLILVKVLKRIMLGFEPFEISNLFEQRNAMLKHIKEGVIAVDQHGRITVINDEARRLFRQNKPQGSEASALKPAERVSEQWLEHLHLKQVLESGTPRRDEEINFNGHLLLTNTVPVFVKGDIIGAIATFRDKTEISQLLQRLSGMSYYADALRAQSHEFMNKLHVILGMLHLKYYSQLEDYILKTANNYQAEIGSIIRKVKSPVIAGFLLGKINRARDLGITLSISEESLLPDTDDVDATNELITVLGNLIENAMDAIDEQENCEISVSFHHQNNRLHCTVGDDGPGISLESQARIYEQGFSTKGSGRGIGLYLTKQSLEKIGGTIEFESEPEVYTQFFVTIPYQARLFDHD, encoded by the coding sequence ATGGGCAAGAAAAAGGCACCGCTCAAGCTGGGAACATCGGTGTTTTTGATGGTATCAGTGGTACTTGGCGCGGTGTTGTTGGTGGTCTATTCTCTGCTGTTTTTTCGCATTAATCAGCTGTCGGAAGATCATCTGCGAGAAAAAGCCTTTGCCATTGCTCGCACATTTGCGGCTTCCCCTGTTGTTATTGATGAACTTAAAGGGATTGGGCGGCCGGAGGAAGTGCAGATTGCTGCGGAGACGATCCGCCAGCGTAATCAACTGCTCTTCGTCACCGTCACCGATATGGATACGGTGCGCCATAGCCACCCTGAACCGGAAAGAATTGGCGAACATTTTGCCGGTCGGGATATCTACCCGGCGCTGTTGGGGATGGAAAATACCTCAATCAACCGGGGGACGCTCGATCCGGCACTGCGGGTATTTACGCCGGTTTTCGACAATAACCACAAGCAGGTGGGCGTTGTCGCGTTGGGGATTGCTTTAACCAGCGTGCAGAAGGTGATTAGCGATAACCGCTGGATGATTCCCTGGACGCTATTGGCGGGGGCGCTGGTGGGTTGGCTCGGTACGCTGATTTTGGTGAAGGTGCTCAAGCGTATTATGCTGGGATTCGAGCCGTTTGAGATATCGAACCTGTTTGAACAGCGCAACGCGATGCTCAAACATATTAAAGAAGGGGTTATTGCGGTCGATCAGCATGGTCGGATTACGGTAATCAATGATGAGGCGCGACGGCTTTTCCGGCAGAATAAGCCGCAGGGCAGTGAAGCGTCGGCTCTGAAGCCGGCCGAACGCGTTAGCGAACAGTGGCTTGAACACCTGCACCTGAAACAGGTGTTGGAAAGTGGTACGCCACGGCGCGATGAAGAGATTAACTTTAACGGGCACCTGCTGCTGACCAACACCGTTCCCGTTTTTGTGAAAGGCGATATTATCGGCGCGATTGCGACGTTCCGTGATAAAACGGAGATCAGCCAGTTACTGCAACGGTTGAGTGGGATGTCCTACTACGCAGATGCACTGCGGGCGCAGTCGCACGAGTTTATGAACAAGCTGCACGTCATCTTAGGGATGCTGCACTTAAAATATTACTCGCAGTTGGAAGATTACATCCTGAAGACCGCCAATAATTATCAGGCGGAAATCGGTTCGATTATTCGTAAAGTGAAGTCGCCAGTGATTGCCGGCTTCCTGTTGGGTAAAATTAATCGCGCGCGCGATCTCGGTATTACACTCTCCATCAGCGAGGAGAGTCTGCTACCGGATACCGATGATGTTGATGCTACGAATGAATTGATTACCGTGTTGGGTAATCTGATTGAGAATGCGATGGACGCGATTGATGAACAGGAAAACTGTGAAATCAGCGTGAGCTTCCATCATCAGAATAACCGCCTTCACTGTACCGTGGGGGATGACGGCCCCGGCATTTCGTTGGAAAGCCAGGCGCGTATTTATGAACAGGGATTCTCTACCAAAGGCAGCGGGCGCGGTATTGGCCTGTACCTGACCAAACAGAGTCTGGAGAAGATTGGCGGCACTATCGAGTTTGAATCAGAACCTGAGGTGTACACCCAGTTTTTCGTTACTATTCCTTATCAAGCAAGGCTGTTTGACCATGATTAA
- the dcuR gene encoding two-component system response regulator DcuR yields MINVLIVDDDAMVAELNKSYLNQVSGFSCYATVPTLQQARNLLMQPDSEIDLVLLDIYMQQDNGLDLLPTIREFSEKTDVIIISSASDVYTIKKALHYGVVDYLIKPFQFSRFEQALTAYREEANLFKHRDFVAQSDIDSLIRRTSGSTASERKKLPKGLTSLTLRTVCEWIEGNQGIEFSTEMLANAIGISRVSCRKYLIYLSDTGILTTNILYGSTGRPVYLYRLLPEKQDSLRQYCE; encoded by the coding sequence ATGATTAATGTACTGATTGTTGATGACGATGCCATGGTTGCAGAGCTTAACAAATCTTATCTGAACCAGGTTTCTGGATTTAGCTGCTACGCGACCGTCCCCACGTTGCAGCAGGCACGGAACCTGTTGATGCAACCTGACTCGGAAATCGATTTGGTACTGCTGGATATTTACATGCAGCAGGATAATGGACTGGATCTGTTACCGACTATCCGTGAATTTAGTGAAAAGACGGATGTCATCATCATCTCTTCTGCCAGCGACGTGTATACCATCAAAAAAGCACTGCACTACGGCGTGGTGGACTACCTGATTAAACCTTTCCAGTTCTCGCGTTTTGAACAGGCGCTGACGGCCTATCGCGAAGAGGCGAACTTGTTCAAGCACCGTGATTTTGTTGCGCAGTCGGACATTGATAGCCTGATTCGCCGCACCAGCGGTAGCACGGCCAGCGAGCGCAAGAAATTGCCGAAAGGGCTGACCAGCCTGACGTTGCGTACCGTATGCGAGTGGATTGAAGGCAATCAGGGTATTGAATTTTCTACCGAAATGCTGGCGAATGCGATTGGCATCTCCCGCGTATCCTGCCGTAAATACCTGATCTACCTGTCCGATACCGGAATCCTGACCACCAATATTCTGTACGGTTCGACAGGGCGACCGGTGTACCTATATCGTCTGCTGCCAGAAAAACAGGACTCATTGCGTCAATACTGTGAATAA
- a CDS encoding type II toxin-antitoxin system PrlF family antitoxin gives MAIQINTADVSLRAESRLTERSQTTIPAAIRDALHLKPGEYIKYTLLAGGKVIMSRQEEEQDDPVVSQFLTFLENDMKKNPQNIHPVPVAFWESIKALTAGVEVDLDAPLTDD, from the coding sequence ATGGCTATTCAAATTAATACGGCAGATGTGTCACTGCGCGCTGAGTCTCGACTCACCGAACGCAGCCAGACAACGATTCCGGCAGCAATACGCGATGCTTTGCATCTCAAGCCAGGTGAGTACATTAAGTACACCTTGCTTGCAGGTGGCAAAGTCATCATGTCTCGACAGGAAGAAGAACAGGACGACCCCGTTGTATCGCAGTTTCTGACTTTTCTCGAAAACGACATGAAGAAAAACCCACAAAACATTCACCCCGTACCTGTGGCGTTCTGGGAAAGCATCAAAGCATTAACTGCTGGAGTTGAGGTCGATCTAGACGCGCCGCTTACTGATGACTAA
- a CDS encoding type II toxin-antitoxin system YhaV family toxin: MEYLEVNGWRICFHLCFLQQIAELAQKVAELKAAKPGEYLGKKETKLLRAIERVIEEWIAVDPLNAQYRQGDTLGDEFKHWFRAKFLSQFRLFYRCSAEHKTIIIGWVNDFDTLRAYGSKTDAYKVFAGMLKAGDPPDDWEKLLSEAKAATATTSISGFLGK; the protein is encoded by the coding sequence ATGGAGTATTTAGAAGTAAATGGCTGGAGAATCTGCTTTCACTTATGCTTTTTGCAGCAGATTGCAGAACTTGCTCAAAAGGTTGCTGAATTAAAGGCTGCAAAGCCCGGTGAATACCTTGGCAAGAAAGAAACAAAGCTCCTACGTGCGATTGAGCGAGTGATTGAGGAATGGATAGCCGTCGATCCTCTCAACGCGCAATACCGTCAGGGAGACACGTTAGGCGATGAATTCAAACATTGGTTCCGCGCAAAGTTCTTGTCGCAGTTCCGTTTGTTCTATCGTTGCAGCGCAGAGCATAAGACTATCATTATCGGTTGGGTAAATGATTTTGATACGCTTCGTGCTTACGGTTCAAAGACAGATGCCTATAAGGTGTTCGCAGGGATGTTAAAAGCAGGCGACCCACCAGATGACTGGGAGAAACTTCTCAGTGAGGCAAAAGCCGCTACCGCCACAACTTCTATTTCAGGTTTCCTTGGAAAATAG
- a CDS encoding 2-hydroxycarboxylate transporter family protein, with protein MKKTETDILCENDLALETQSSFIGDFFKKKIGSVPVALFMAITAIVAIAAYEGYLPKNMIGGFAVIMTMGFLLAHIGSNIPVFKDIGGPAILCLMVPSIMVYFNLFNDNTMKTVHLLMKEANFLYFVIACLVVGSILGMNRKILIQGMVRMFVPLVIGTATALATGLLVGKLCGYSFYHTFFFIIVPIIGGGIGEGILPLSLAYSAILGQSPDVYVAQLAPAAVVGNIFAILCAGVLSRLGMRRKDLNGEGRLVRSDEDNAMFAVNDAPKPVDFHLMGGGLLMICAFFIVGGLFEKLVHIPGPVLMILIAVFCKYGRVIPAIMETGAHSVYKFVSSSLVWPLMIGLGMLYIPLESVVAVFSVGYVIVCGSVVLSMALVSFLIAPYLNMYPIEASIVTTCHSGLGGTGDVAILSASNRMSLMPFAQIATRIGGASTVIAATLLLGWVA; from the coding sequence ATGAAAAAAACTGAAACTGATATTTTATGTGAGAACGATCTCGCTCTGGAAACACAGTCATCGTTTATCGGCGACTTCTTTAAAAAGAAAATTGGCTCCGTTCCCGTTGCTCTGTTTATGGCGATTACCGCTATTGTTGCGATCGCTGCCTATGAAGGATATTTACCTAAAAATATGATTGGCGGTTTCGCCGTCATCATGACAATGGGTTTTTTACTGGCGCACATTGGTAGCAACATTCCTGTGTTCAAAGATATCGGCGGCCCGGCAATTCTATGCCTGATGGTGCCTTCCATTATGGTGTATTTTAATTTATTTAATGACAACACCATGAAAACCGTACACCTGTTGATGAAAGAGGCGAATTTCTTGTATTTCGTCATCGCCTGTCTGGTGGTCGGCAGTATCTTGGGTATGAATCGCAAAATCCTGATTCAGGGGATGGTGCGTATGTTCGTCCCTCTGGTCATCGGCACCGCGACAGCGCTGGCAACCGGTTTGCTGGTCGGTAAACTGTGCGGTTACAGCTTCTATCACACCTTCTTCTTCATTATCGTGCCTATCATCGGTGGCGGTATTGGTGAAGGTATCCTGCCGTTGTCCCTCGCCTATTCAGCTATTTTGGGACAAAGCCCAGACGTTTATGTCGCTCAGTTAGCGCCCGCAGCCGTTGTCGGTAACATTTTCGCAATTCTGTGTGCTGGGGTGCTGTCCCGTCTCGGTATGCGCCGCAAGGATCTGAACGGTGAAGGTCGTCTGGTTCGCAGCGATGAAGACAACGCGATGTTTGCCGTCAACGACGCGCCAAAGCCGGTCGATTTTCACCTGATGGGCGGCGGATTGCTGATGATTTGCGCCTTCTTCATCGTCGGTGGGCTGTTTGAAAAACTGGTACATATCCCAGGTCCAGTGCTGATGATTCTGATCGCCGTTTTCTGCAAATACGGACGCGTTATTCCTGCCATCATGGAAACGGGTGCGCACAGCGTTTACAAATTCGTATCCAGCTCTCTGGTGTGGCCGCTGATGATCGGGCTTGGCATGCTGTATATCCCACTGGAGAGCGTCGTCGCGGTATTCTCCGTGGGCTACGTCATCGTCTGTGGTTCTGTGGTGCTGTCCATGGCGCTGGTGAGCTTCCTGATTGCGCCTTATCTGAACATGTACCCGATTGAGGCCTCCATCGTGACCACCTGCCACAGCGGGCTGGGTGGCACAGGTGACGTAGCAATTCTGTCTGCCTCTAACCGTATGTCTCTGATGCCGTTCGCACAGATCGCTACCCGCATCGGCGGCGCGTCTACCGTCATCGCCGCAACGTTGCTGCTGGGCTGGGTTGCCTGA